A stretch of Dysidea avara chromosome 5, odDysAvar1.4, whole genome shotgun sequence DNA encodes these proteins:
- the LOC136255107 gene encoding E-selectin-like, whose translation MEAGVVLRLFCTLVTCPPLTPPDNGRIECSLGDDETSIEGGSCVYICDEGFGISGTIIRECQSNGSWSGDEPTCERLSCPLLTAPDNGMIDCTGSLFEDTCIFSCGDGYELTGSENRTCQSNKTWSGTKAICTRGCKNAGIDLVFVLDGSGSVGSRRFQLIREFTENVTAVLDIGLQDSLVGVIVFSSSASIHFNLQQHTSAATLLPALNPGIPYPGGSTNTAAALQLLLSSAQDGTMGIRNGRTQIAIVVTDGRIGWC comes from the exons ATGGAAGCTGGAGTGGTACTGAGACTATTTTGTACACTAG TCACATGTCCACCACTAACTCCTCCTGATAATGGAAGGATTGagtgttcactgggagatgatgagACCTCCATTGAAGGAGGCAGTTGTGTTTACATATGTGATGAAGGCTTTGGGATAAGTGGTACCATTATTAGAGAATGTCAGAGTAATGGGAGTTGGAGTGGTGATGAGCCTACCTGTGAAAGAC TGTCATGTCCACTGcttactgctcctgataatggaatgattgacTGTACTGGTTCACTGTTTGAAGACACTTGTATCTTCTCATGTGGTgatggttatgagctaactggtagtgaaaATAGAACATGTCAGAGTAATAAGACCTGGAGTGGAACTAAAGCTATTTGTACAAGGG GCTGCAAAAATGCTGGAATAGATTTGGTTTTTGTGCTTGATGGTTCTGGAAGTGTTGGATCTAGACGGTTCCAATTGATACGAGAATTTACTGAAAATGTGACTGCTGTCTTGGATATAGGCCTGCAAGATAGTTTAGTTGGAGTGATAGTGTTCAGTTCGAGTGCATCAATTCACTTTAACCTACAACAACACACTAGTGCTGCAACTCTTCTACCAGCTCTCAATCCTGGCATACCATACCCAGGTGGATCCACTAACACAGCAGCTGCTTTACAGCTTCTGTTATCCAGTGCACAAGATGGTACAATGGGAATAAGAAATGGACGTACCCAAATAgccattgttgtaactgatgGAAG GATTGGGTGGTGCTAA